The proteins below are encoded in one region of Flavobacteriales bacterium:
- a CDS encoding permease-like cell division protein FtsX, whose translation MKQAQERHIKRKLRTSSLSTMLSISLVLLMLGSMGFIYLNTHRLTNYIKENVGFTLILQENIKKVDRLQLQKSLDASPQVKSTEFVSKEDAAKILESDLGEDFISFLGFNPLSASIDVYMNAEYANEKNIDVLESDLQKTPIIKEIIIQKDLIAAINSNVSKLSMILISFCSLLLIVAIALINNTIRLTVYSQRFTIQSMKLVGATNAFIRKPFLRNGVLQGVFSALIGIVFLIIALFSLHKEMPELLLLEDMPTIGIIFISILIFGVLISTLVTNFSVGKYLKMNENDLYH comes from the coding sequence ATGAAACAAGCTCAAGAAAGACATATAAAACGTAAGCTTAGAACTTCTTCTTTGTCTACAATGCTAAGTATATCTTTAGTTTTGCTAATGTTAGGTAGTATGGGGTTTATATACCTCAACACACATCGCTTAACGAATTACATTAAAGAAAATGTAGGCTTCACACTTATACTTCAAGAAAATATCAAAAAAGTCGATCGTCTTCAGCTTCAAAAAAGCTTAGATGCTTCACCACAAGTAAAAAGCACTGAATTTGTCAGTAAAGAAGATGCTGCCAAAATTTTAGAAAGCGATTTAGGTGAGGATTTTATTAGCTTTCTTGGTTTTAACCCATTGTCTGCTTCAATTGACGTATATATGAATGCCGAATATGCCAACGAAAAAAATATTGACGTATTGGAATCCGATTTGCAAAAAACCCCAATAATCAAAGAGATCATAATACAAAAAGACCTGATAGCAGCCATAAATTCCAATGTTAGTAAACTAAGTATGATTTTAATTTCATTCTGCTCATTACTATTAATTGTCGCTATCGCTTTAATAAATAACACCATACGGCTTACGGTTTACTCACAACGCTTTACTATTCAGTCTATGAAACTAGTAGGCGCCACCAACGCTTTTATAAGAAAACCATTTTTGAGAAATGGGGTTCTCCAAGGTGTTTTTTCTGCTCTAATAGGGATAGTATTTTTAATAATAGCCTTATTTAGTTTACACAAAGAAATGCCTGAACTATTATTACTTGAAGATATGCCAACAATTGGAATTATCTTTATTAGCATACTTATTTTTGGAGTGCTAATAAGTACTTTAGTCACTAATTTTTCTGTTGGCAAATACCTTAAAATGAACGAAAACGATTTATATCATTAA
- a CDS encoding DUF3098 domain-containing protein, producing MEFNFGKRNYQLMILGVLLIVTGYILMSGGKSEDPNVFSDAIFSFRRMTLSVIFLIVGLVIEVFAILHKAKDE from the coding sequence ATGGAATTCAATTTTGGAAAAAGAAATTATCAACTCATGATATTAGGGGTTTTACTCATCGTAACTGGTTATATATTGATGAGTGGAGGAAAATCAGAAGACCCTAATGTATTTAGCGACGCTATCTTTAGCTTTAGAAGAATGACTCTGTCAGTCATCTTTTTAATCGTTGGATTGGTAATTGAAGTATTCGCTATTTTACATAAAGCAAAAGATGAGTAG
- a CDS encoding undecaprenyl-diphosphate phosphatase translates to MSSILAAILLGIIQGLTEFLPVSSSGHLEITTFILERFGSQGLPEENILMTVVLHAATALSTLFIFRDEVAQIFKGLLQFKWNEEFRFSLKIVISMIPAALVGVLFEEQIDALFGGRILLVGSMLIITGLLLFIADKAKNTTKSVNFSQSLIIGIAQAIAILPGISRSGATISTSVLLGIDREKAARFSFLMVVPLIFGKMAKDILSGEIATESASFIPLIVGFIAAFLTGLIACKWMISLVKKSQLKYFSYYCFSIGLIAILFTSL, encoded by the coding sequence ATGAGTAGTATTCTTGCAGCTATCCTTTTGGGAATTATACAAGGGCTTACCGAATTCTTACCCGTTAGTAGTAGCGGACATCTTGAAATTACAACCTTTATTTTGGAGCGTTTTGGTAGTCAAGGCTTACCAGAAGAAAATATTTTAATGACCGTTGTGTTACACGCTGCAACAGCACTAAGTACCCTCTTTATCTTTAGAGATGAAGTGGCTCAAATTTTCAAAGGATTATTACAATTTAAATGGAACGAGGAGTTTCGGTTTTCTTTAAAAATCGTCATCTCAATGATTCCTGCTGCATTAGTTGGTGTACTTTTTGAAGAACAGATAGATGCGCTTTTCGGTGGTAGAATATTACTCGTCGGCAGTATGCTAATCATTACAGGGCTTTTATTATTTATTGCGGATAAAGCTAAAAACACCACTAAATCGGTGAATTTTAGTCAGTCATTGATTATCGGTATTGCTCAAGCTATTGCAATACTGCCAGGAATTTCAAGGTCTGGAGCTACTATTTCTACTTCTGTATTATTAGGCATAGACCGAGAAAAAGCAGCACGATTTTCTTTTCTTATGGTAGTACCCTTAATATTTGGCAAAATGGCAAAAGATATTTTAAGTGGCGAAATAGCTACTGAAAGTGCTTCTTTTATTCCATTAATAGTCGGTTTTATTGCTGCTTTCCTAACTGGATTAATTGCATGTAAGTGGATGATTTCTCTTGTAAAGAAAAGTCAACTCAAGTATTTTTCTTACTACTGTTTTTCAATAGGGCTTATCGCTATACTTTTTACTTCCCTGTAA
- the truB gene encoding tRNA pseudouridine(55) synthase TruB, whose amino-acid sequence MIDYIEGKVLLINKPLRWTSFDVVKKIRNTLRTALNIKKIKVGHAGTLDPLADGLLIVCTGKFTKRINEFQGQEKEYVGEFTLGATTPSYDLETEIDQTFEYNHISEEMLKSAAKSLTGDIMQTPPIYSAIKQDGKRLYEHARKGEEVKIKERMVHVSVFEIEKVEMPKVNVRIVCSKGTYIRSLAQSFGKKLNSGAHLSQLRRTRIGMLELSQAIEIQEFIDSFSDTNNRLSEH is encoded by the coding sequence ATGATTGATTACATAGAGGGGAAAGTACTACTGATTAATAAGCCGCTTCGATGGACCTCTTTTGATGTAGTCAAAAAAATACGCAACACTTTGCGCACAGCTCTTAATATCAAAAAAATTAAGGTCGGACATGCAGGAACACTAGATCCATTAGCCGATGGTTTACTCATAGTATGCACTGGAAAATTCACCAAACGCATCAATGAGTTTCAAGGTCAAGAAAAAGAATATGTAGGTGAATTTACTCTAGGTGCTACTACTCCGTCTTATGACTTAGAAACAGAAATTGATCAAACGTTTGAATACAACCACATTAGCGAAGAAATGCTGAAGTCAGCAGCGAAATCACTAACAGGTGACATTATGCAAACACCCCCTATTTATTCGGCTATTAAACAAGATGGCAAACGGCTATATGAACACGCCAGAAAGGGTGAGGAGGTAAAGATTAAAGAACGAATGGTTCATGTTTCAGTATTTGAAATAGAAAAGGTAGAGATGCCAAAGGTCAATGTGAGAATTGTCTGTAGTAAAGGTACATATATACGCTCGCTAGCACAGTCATTTGGAAAAAAACTGAATAGTGGAGCGCACCTAAGTCAGTTAAGACGAACTAGAATTGGCATGTTGGAACTCAGTCAAGCAATTGAAATTCAAGAGTTTATAGACTCTTTTTCTGACACAAATAATCGATTATCTGAACATTAA
- the queA gene encoding tRNA preQ1(34) S-adenosylmethionine ribosyltransferase-isomerase QueA — MIKRKLSQFNFELPEELLAERPAYNRDESRLMVVDRKTGNIEHRLFKDLVDYFDEGDVMIFNDTKVFPARMYGNKEKTGARIEVFLLRELNKENLLWDVLVDPARKIRIGNKLYFGNDDSLVAEVIDNTTSRGRTLRFLYDGSYEEFREKLNELGETPLPKYIKREPDAEDEERYQTIYAKTEGAVAAPTAGLHFSRELMKRLEIKGLEFANLTLHIGLGTFRAVEVEDLSKHKMDSEEVIISEETSDIINTGIKEKRRICAVGTTSMRAIETSVTTQGLMTPFTGWTNKFIYPPYDFSIANCMITNLHTPKSTLLMMVSAFGGHDLIMNAYEEAIKEKYNFFTYGDAMLIL, encoded by the coding sequence ATGATAAAAAGAAAGCTCTCACAATTTAATTTTGAATTACCAGAAGAACTTTTAGCAGAAAGACCTGCTTACAACCGAGATGAGTCTCGACTAATGGTAGTCGACAGAAAAACGGGTAACATTGAACACCGATTATTCAAAGACTTAGTTGACTATTTCGATGAAGGTGATGTTATGATTTTCAACGATACTAAAGTTTTTCCAGCTCGAATGTATGGAAACAAAGAAAAGACTGGTGCTAGAATTGAAGTCTTTTTATTAAGAGAATTAAATAAAGAAAACCTATTGTGGGATGTATTGGTAGATCCTGCTCGTAAAATAAGAATAGGTAATAAATTATACTTTGGAAATGACGATAGCCTAGTGGCTGAAGTAATAGACAACACCACTTCTAGAGGTAGAACCCTTCGTTTTCTTTATGATGGTAGTTATGAGGAGTTTAGAGAAAAACTAAATGAACTTGGCGAAACACCATTACCAAAATATATCAAAAGAGAGCCTGACGCTGAAGACGAAGAACGTTATCAAACGATTTACGCTAAAACTGAAGGTGCTGTAGCAGCTCCTACGGCTGGTTTGCACTTTAGTCGTGAGCTTATGAAAAGGTTAGAAATTAAAGGTTTAGAATTCGCTAACCTTACCCTTCATATTGGTCTAGGAACATTTAGAGCTGTTGAAGTAGAAGACTTGAGTAAACACAAAATGGACTCTGAAGAGGTTATCATTAGTGAAGAAACATCTGATATTATCAATACTGGAATTAAAGAAAAAAGAAGAATCTGTGCTGTTGGCACAACGTCAATGAGAGCTATTGAAACTTCGGTAACTACTCAAGGGCTAATGACTCCATTCACTGGCTGGACTAATAAATTCATTTACCCTCCTTATGATTTCAGTATTGCTAATTGTATGATCACCAATTTACATACTCCAAAATCTACACTATTGATGATGGTAAGTGCTTTTGGTGGCCACGACCTAATAATGAACGCATACGAAGAAGCTATTAAGGAGAAATACAATTTCTTCACTTATGGTGATGCTATGCTGATACTATAA
- a CDS encoding 2-C-methyl-D-erythritol 4-phosphate cytidylyltransferase, whose product MKQYIIIVAGGSGSRMGSTIPKQFLDLNSKPILMHTINKMHQSLEGSEIILALPKSEFGTWKSLCQQHQFDISHQLVEGGNTRFESVKNALQKISEKSVIAVHDGVRPLVKESVVKQCMQTAKDKGATIPVLEIEESLRQKTDHGSTVVNRDDYLIVQTPQCFTSEILLEAYQQKYTPSFTDDASVVEAMGIEVQLIQGNKENIKITTQEDLKIAEIYTSL is encoded by the coding sequence GTGAAACAATATATAATCATAGTTGCTGGGGGTAGCGGAAGCCGAATGGGTTCTACTATCCCTAAGCAGTTTTTAGACCTTAACTCTAAACCCATTTTGATGCATACCATTAATAAAATGCACCAGAGTTTGGAAGGTTCTGAAATCATATTAGCATTACCGAAGTCGGAGTTTGGTACTTGGAAAAGTCTATGTCAACAACACCAATTTGATATTAGCCATCAGCTAGTAGAAGGGGGTAACACGCGCTTTGAATCGGTAAAAAACGCTTTGCAAAAAATAAGTGAGAAATCGGTTATTGCCGTTCATGATGGTGTTCGACCGCTTGTTAAAGAAAGTGTTGTTAAGCAATGTATGCAAACCGCAAAAGATAAAGGAGCTACTATACCCGTTTTAGAAATTGAAGAAAGTTTAAGGCAAAAAACTGATCATGGTAGCACTGTTGTAAATAGAGACGATTACCTCATCGTTCAAACACCACAATGTTTTACTAGCGAAATATTACTTGAAGCCTATCAACAAAAATATACCCCTTCATTTACAGATGATGCATCTGTCGTTGAGGCTATGGGTATAGAAGTGCAGCTCATACAAGGCAATAAAGAAAATATCAAAATCACGACTCAAGAAGACTTAAAAATAGCAGAGATATATACCTCTCTCTAG
- a CDS encoding amidohydrolase family protein: MRYLTSDIILTAYSSPISDGVLVINDEGKIMDILDDKRQIESHKLEYYKGAICPGFINTHCHLELSHLRGELAQKTGLPHFINSIGQIRKADRQVKLQAMKIADKQMYERGIVAVADICNTADTFQVKERSLMFYYSFIELFASNPSRADEVFERGLQLSKQCNTPNSLTPHANYSVSLPLLEKIKKHNKGEKISIHSQETNTEDEMFLNGTGDLLLQLIAKEFFKYTGKTALQSTLPLLPHAPTLLVHNTFTSKQDLHEALSNYNNLFWCTCPKANLYIENQLPNYQQFIDSKAKMTIGTDSLASNDTLCILEEMKTIQPFVPLELLIEWACKNGAEFLDLAALGTFQKGKTPGINHINHIVNGKLTQDSQVVKLF, encoded by the coding sequence ATGCGCTACTTAACTTCAGATATCATTTTGACGGCTTATTCAAGCCCTATTTCAGATGGCGTCCTTGTCATAAATGATGAGGGTAAAATAATGGATATACTAGATGACAAACGTCAAATAGAGTCCCATAAATTAGAATATTATAAAGGAGCGATTTGCCCCGGCTTTATCAATACGCACTGCCATTTAGAGTTGTCGCATTTGCGAGGTGAGTTGGCCCAAAAAACAGGATTACCTCATTTTATCAATTCTATAGGTCAAATAAGAAAGGCAGATAGACAAGTGAAATTACAAGCTATGAAAATAGCCGATAAACAAATGTATGAACGTGGTATTGTTGCTGTTGCTGATATATGCAATACAGCCGATACTTTTCAAGTCAAAGAAAGAAGTTTGATGTTTTACTATTCGTTCATAGAATTATTTGCTTCAAATCCTAGTAGAGCCGATGAGGTCTTTGAAAGGGGACTTCAACTGAGTAAACAATGTAATACTCCAAACTCTTTAACTCCTCATGCCAATTACTCCGTTTCTCTACCACTTTTAGAAAAGATAAAAAAACATAATAAAGGCGAAAAAATCAGCATACACAGTCAAGAAACCAATACTGAGGATGAGATGTTTTTAAACGGAACAGGCGATTTACTGTTACAGCTTATTGCTAAAGAATTTTTCAAATATACAGGCAAAACCGCTCTTCAAAGCACACTTCCACTATTGCCACATGCTCCTACTTTGTTGGTGCATAATACGTTTACATCTAAACAAGATTTACATGAGGCATTATCCAACTATAATAATTTGTTTTGGTGTACTTGTCCCAAAGCTAATTTGTACATAGAAAATCAATTGCCTAACTATCAGCAGTTCATAGACTCTAAAGCAAAGATGACAATTGGCACAGATAGTTTAGCCTCAAACGATACGCTTTGTATTTTGGAAGAAATGAAAACAATTCAACCTTTTGTTCCTTTAGAATTGTTGATTGAGTGGGCTTGTAAAAATGGTGCTGAATTTCTTGACCTTGCTGCACTTGGCACTTTTCAGAAGGGGAAAACTCCAGGCATAAACCACATTAACCATATAGTGAACGGAAAGCTTACACAAGACAGTCAAGTGGTTAAATTATTTTGA
- the rlmN gene encoding 23S rRNA (adenine(2503)-C(2))-methyltransferase RlmN yields the protein MSLDKKNIRALTLIELKDFFEQNNKPTFRAKQVYEWLWKKSVSSFEEMRNVSKETIQLLDNHFVIQHAKITESQKSEDRTIKSAFGLYDNNNVEGVLIPTKSRMTACISSQVGCSLTCKFCATGKLDRLRNLNADEIYDQVFMLNQQALNNYNQRLSNIVYMGMGEPLLNYRNVLESIEKITSTDGLAMSPKRITVSTAGIAKLIKKLGDDEVKFNLALSLHAANDEKRDYIMPINEQNSLDALKEAIIYFYQKTETRVTYEYIIFKNFNDELSDAQELAEFAKITPCKINIIEYNPIDDGEFQQAKREKVDAFVNYLESKNLIVNVRRSRGKDIDAACGQLANKLVKS from the coding sequence ATGTCTTTAGATAAAAAAAATATTCGCGCACTGACCTTAATTGAACTTAAGGACTTTTTCGAACAAAATAATAAGCCTACTTTCAGAGCAAAACAGGTTTATGAATGGCTATGGAAAAAATCTGTTTCTTCATTTGAAGAAATGCGTAATGTTTCCAAAGAGACCATACAATTATTAGATAACCATTTTGTAATTCAACATGCAAAGATTACAGAATCTCAAAAAAGTGAGGATCGTACTATAAAATCTGCTTTTGGCTTATACGACAATAACAATGTTGAGGGAGTGCTAATCCCAACAAAAAGTAGGATGACCGCTTGTATCTCCTCGCAGGTAGGTTGTAGTTTAACATGTAAATTTTGCGCTACTGGAAAATTAGATCGATTGAGGAATTTAAATGCCGATGAAATTTACGACCAAGTTTTTATGTTAAACCAACAGGCTCTCAACAACTATAACCAAAGGTTAAGTAACATCGTTTACATGGGTATGGGAGAGCCCCTATTGAATTATAGGAATGTTTTAGAATCTATTGAAAAAATCACCTCCACAGATGGGCTTGCAATGTCGCCAAAGCGAATTACCGTTTCAACGGCTGGAATAGCAAAACTGATTAAAAAGCTAGGTGATGATGAGGTAAAATTCAACCTCGCACTATCTTTGCACGCTGCCAACGATGAAAAGCGAGATTATATTATGCCCATCAATGAACAAAACTCACTAGATGCCCTTAAAGAAGCCATCATTTATTTTTACCAAAAAACAGAAACACGAGTCACTTACGAATACATCATTTTCAAAAACTTTAATGATGAGCTTAGTGACGCCCAAGAGCTTGCCGAATTTGCCAAAATAACTCCATGTAAAATTAATATCATAGAATATAACCCCATAGACGATGGCGAATTTCAACAAGCTAAAAGAGAAAAGGTAGATGCTTTTGTAAATTATCTAGAGAGTAAAAATCTCATTGTAAATGTGAGAAGAAGTCGAGGCAAAGACATAGATGCAGCATGCGGTCAATTGGCTAATAAACTCGTAAAATCCTAG
- a CDS encoding polyprenyl synthetase family protein, with product MNTIREIKKPIQQEMLLFEKKFKSSLNSNVPLLDKILHYIVKRKGKQMRPMFVFLSGKLFGDVNESSFRAASLIELLHTATLVHDDVIDDANMRRGFFSINALWKNKIAVLVGDYLLSQGLLMSLENQEYDLLQIVSKAVKEMSEGELLQIEKARKLDIEEDVYFEIIRQKTATLIAACCACGAVAANQDKETVERMRKFGELIGIAFQMKDDLFDYYNEDLIGKPTGIDIKEQKMTLPLIYTLKNSDKKQKKYIIQTVKNHNTNSERVAEVLDIVKRSGGIDYTIDKMKSYQKEALQVLKTFDDNESRKSLELLVNFVIERKK from the coding sequence ATGAATACTATAAGAGAGATTAAAAAACCCATTCAGCAAGAGATGCTCTTGTTTGAAAAGAAATTTAAAAGCTCCCTGAATAGCAATGTTCCTCTTTTAGATAAAATCTTACACTATATCGTAAAACGGAAAGGGAAACAGATGCGCCCCATGTTTGTTTTTTTAAGCGGTAAGCTTTTTGGTGATGTCAACGAAAGTAGTTTTAGAGCTGCATCCCTTATTGAACTTCTACATACCGCAACATTAGTACACGATGACGTCATTGACGACGCTAATATGCGAAGAGGATTTTTCTCCATCAATGCACTTTGGAAAAACAAAATTGCCGTACTTGTTGGGGATTATCTCCTATCTCAAGGGCTGTTAATGTCATTAGAAAACCAAGAGTACGATTTACTTCAAATTGTATCGAAGGCAGTAAAAGAAATGAGTGAAGGAGAGCTTTTACAAATCGAAAAAGCTCGTAAACTTGATATTGAAGAAGACGTTTACTTTGAAATTATTAGACAAAAAACGGCGACACTCATCGCTGCATGTTGTGCTTGTGGTGCCGTCGCTGCTAATCAAGATAAAGAAACCGTTGAACGTATGCGAAAATTTGGAGAACTCATCGGCATTGCTTTTCAAATGAAGGACGATTTATTTGATTACTACAACGAAGATCTTATCGGGAAGCCAACAGGTATTGATATCAAAGAACAAAAGATGACCTTACCTTTGATTTATACCTTAAAGAATAGTGACAAAAAGCAAAAGAAATATATAATTCAAACCGTAAAGAATCACAATACTAATAGTGAGCGTGTCGCTGAAGTATTAGATATAGTTAAAAGAAGTGGAGGGATTGATTATACTATTGACAAAATGAAATCCTACCAAAAGGAAGCTCTACAAGTGTTGAAAACTTTTGATGACAATGAAAGCCGAAAGTCTCTAGAACTTTTAGTAAATTTCGTCATCGAAAGAAAGAAATGA
- the dnaG gene encoding DNA primase, with amino-acid sequence MIPKETIDTIFETARIEEVVGDFVTLKKRGANMLGNCPFHDEKTPSFTVSPTKGIYKCFGCGKGGHAVNFVMEIDQLSYPEALKYLAKKYNIEVQEEEQTPEQIEKANARESLFIVNSYAKDYFQDSLNKSIEGKAVGLSYFKERDVSVEMIDKFQLGYNPDNWDAFTKSALEASYKKEFLEKTGLSIFKDDKAFDRFKGRIIFPIHSISGRIVGFGGRTLKKDDKAKYLNSPESEIYHKSKVLYGIYFSKSAIVKNDNCLIVEGYTDVISMHQSGIENVVASSGTALGTEQIKLIGRYTKNITLLFDSDNAGIKAATKAIDLILAESMTVKIALLPEGEDPDSYAKKFGGEGLTHFINKNSKDFVEFKIALLDEKSKNDPIKKVSLINNIMLSIALIPDGITREVYIDKCSKLLEVGKAELENKVHELIHKTKPVKKAERQTAKKIEQTQTVTKDKAKSEFQEKDIIRFMLQYGHYFLNFENTDNNSEENKVYVVHYIISEFRNQKVFSNPNYSLIFNTFEEALSQGELLTEEYFTQHKDPEISQVAVDIISNEHAISQKWKEHGIYTETEEMQLKKAVDTAIYSLKIAKIVERIEVKTTELANGSENDEKLLVEINDMLTIKREISAKLGRIVLG; translated from the coding sequence ATGATTCCAAAGGAAACCATAGATACCATTTTTGAAACCGCTCGAATAGAAGAGGTTGTTGGAGATTTTGTTACCCTCAAAAAAAGAGGAGCAAATATGCTTGGGAACTGCCCCTTTCACGATGAAAAAACCCCTTCTTTTACGGTTTCACCAACAAAAGGCATTTATAAATGTTTTGGATGTGGTAAAGGCGGACATGCTGTAAACTTTGTAATGGAGATTGATCAGCTAAGCTATCCAGAAGCGCTGAAGTACCTTGCCAAAAAGTACAATATTGAAGTTCAAGAAGAGGAACAAACGCCAGAACAAATAGAGAAAGCCAACGCAAGAGAAAGTTTATTTATCGTTAACTCATACGCTAAAGACTACTTTCAAGATAGTTTAAATAAATCTATTGAAGGCAAAGCGGTTGGCTTGAGCTATTTTAAGGAAAGAGATGTTTCAGTGGAAATGATTGATAAATTTCAATTAGGCTATAACCCCGATAATTGGGATGCGTTTACAAAGTCTGCATTAGAAGCCTCTTACAAAAAAGAGTTTTTAGAAAAAACAGGCCTTAGCATATTTAAAGATGATAAGGCATTCGATCGGTTTAAAGGTCGTATAATATTTCCTATTCATAGTATCTCGGGTCGAATTGTAGGTTTTGGAGGAAGGACATTAAAAAAAGACGATAAAGCAAAGTACCTCAACTCGCCAGAAAGTGAAATCTATCACAAGAGTAAAGTCTTGTATGGGATATACTTCTCTAAATCGGCCATAGTAAAAAATGACAACTGCTTAATTGTTGAAGGATATACAGATGTTATATCCATGCATCAGTCAGGTATTGAAAATGTCGTTGCATCTTCTGGAACAGCACTGGGCACAGAACAAATTAAACTAATAGGGCGATACACCAAAAACATTACACTACTATTCGACTCAGATAACGCAGGGATTAAGGCCGCCACAAAAGCTATTGACCTTATCCTTGCTGAAAGCATGACTGTCAAAATAGCTCTTTTACCTGAAGGTGAAGACCCAGACAGCTATGCTAAAAAATTCGGTGGCGAGGGATTAACTCATTTCATCAACAAAAACTCTAAAGACTTTGTAGAATTTAAAATTGCCCTATTAGACGAAAAAAGCAAAAATGACCCTATAAAAAAGGTAAGCCTCATAAACAATATTATGCTGTCAATAGCCCTAATACCAGATGGTATTACACGTGAAGTTTATATTGATAAGTGCAGCAAGTTATTAGAGGTAGGAAAAGCAGAGCTAGAAAACAAAGTCCATGAATTAATCCATAAGACCAAGCCTGTAAAAAAAGCAGAAAGGCAAACTGCTAAAAAGATTGAGCAAACACAAACTGTTACTAAAGATAAGGCCAAGTCTGAGTTTCAAGAGAAAGATATTATCCGATTTATGTTACAGTACGGCCATTACTTTTTAAACTTCGAAAACACGGATAATAATAGCGAAGAGAATAAAGTATATGTTGTTCACTATATCATTTCAGAATTTAGAAATCAAAAGGTTTTTTCAAATCCGAATTACAGCTTGATTTTTAATACCTTCGAAGAAGCTCTTAGCCAGGGTGAGCTGCTAACAGAAGAGTACTTTACTCAACATAAAGACCCTGAGATTTCTCAAGTTGCTGTTGATATTATTAGCAATGAACATGCTATAAGCCAAAAATGGAAAGAGCATGGCATTTATACTGAAACCGAAGAAATGCAGTTAAAGAAAGCGGTTGATACGGCCATTTATTCTCTTAAAATAGCCAAAATTGTTGAGCGCATTGAAGTTAAAACCACTGAACTAGCAAATGGTAGTGAGAATGATGAAAAGCTACTCGTAGAAATTAACGACATGCTAACAATTAAAAGAGAAATCTCTGCAAAACTAGGTAGAATTGTACTAGGATAA